One genomic window of Polynucleobacter sp. HIN11 includes the following:
- the aspS gene encoding aspartate--tRNA ligase, whose translation MSMRSHTCGQVTDSLIGQEITLAGWVNRRRDHGGVIFIDLRDREGFVQVVCDPDRPDMFKQAEEVRNEYCIQIKGLVRARPAGTENPDLISGKVEVLCHDLHVLNASVTPPFQLDDDNLSETTRLTHRVLDLRRPQMQKNLRLRYQVAMETRRYLDAAGFIDIETPMLTKSTPEGARDYLVPSRVHDGQFFALPQSPQLFKQLLMVAGFDRYYQITKCFRDEDLRADRQPEFTQIDCETAFLDELEIRSLFENMMRHIFKTVMKVELPNPFPIMPYSEAMARYGSDKPDLRVAMEFTELTDLVRDVDFKVFSGPANQEGGRVVALCVPGGAEISRSEIDDYTQFVSIYGAKGLAWIKVNSVAEGRNGLQSPIVKNLHDAAIAGILERTKAKDGDLIFFGADKTKIVNDAIGNLRLRIGHSDWGKKQGLFTEGWKPLWVVDFPMFDYDEDDARWVACHHPFTSPKDEHLKLLETDPGKCLAKAYDMVLNGSEIGGGSVRIHQEVVQSQVFRALKIGPDEAKAKFGFLLDALQYGAPPHGGIAFGLDRIVTMMTGAESIRDVIAFPKTQRAQCLLTQAPSPVDERQLRELHIRLRNTNPVG comes from the coding sequence ATGTCGATGCGCAGTCATACCTGTGGTCAGGTTACTGATTCTTTAATTGGTCAAGAAATTACCCTCGCTGGCTGGGTTAATCGCCGGCGCGATCATGGCGGCGTCATTTTTATTGATCTGCGCGATCGAGAGGGATTTGTACAAGTGGTTTGCGACCCAGACCGTCCCGATATGTTTAAACAGGCCGAAGAGGTCCGTAACGAATACTGTATTCAAATTAAAGGCTTGGTTCGCGCAAGACCGGCTGGAACCGAGAACCCAGATTTAATCAGCGGTAAGGTTGAGGTTCTGTGCCATGACTTACATGTATTAAATGCATCGGTAACCCCACCATTTCAGCTTGATGATGACAATCTTTCTGAAACGACGCGCTTGACCCATCGGGTCTTGGATTTACGTCGTCCGCAAATGCAAAAGAATTTGCGTTTGCGTTATCAGGTTGCTATGGAAACAAGACGTTATTTAGATGCGGCCGGATTTATTGACATTGAAACGCCAATGCTTACGAAGAGCACCCCAGAGGGCGCACGTGATTATCTGGTGCCGTCACGCGTTCACGATGGTCAATTTTTTGCTTTGCCCCAATCGCCTCAATTATTCAAGCAATTATTGATGGTGGCCGGTTTTGATCGCTACTACCAAATTACAAAATGCTTTCGTGATGAAGATCTGCGTGCGGATCGCCAGCCTGAATTTACCCAAATTGATTGTGAAACCGCATTCTTAGACGAGCTTGAGATCCGTTCTCTCTTTGAAAATATGATGCGACATATTTTTAAAACCGTGATGAAGGTGGAGCTACCCAATCCATTCCCTATCATGCCGTATTCAGAGGCGATGGCGCGTTATGGTTCCGATAAACCCGATTTACGGGTTGCAATGGAATTTACTGAATTAACTGACCTGGTGCGTGATGTTGATTTCAAAGTATTTTCGGGGCCCGCCAATCAAGAGGGTGGTCGGGTTGTAGCCTTATGCGTTCCTGGCGGAGCAGAAATCAGCCGTAGCGAAATCGATGATTACACGCAATTCGTATCGATCTATGGTGCCAAGGGTTTGGCATGGATTAAGGTTAATTCAGTTGCAGAAGGGCGCAATGGATTGCAGTCGCCGATTGTAAAAAATCTACACGATGCTGCAATTGCCGGAATATTAGAGAGAACCAAAGCAAAAGATGGCGACCTGATTTTCTTTGGTGCAGATAAAACCAAGATCGTTAATGATGCGATTGGAAATCTTCGTCTGCGAATTGGTCATTCGGATTGGGGTAAGAAACAGGGACTCTTTACAGAAGGTTGGAAGCCATTATGGGTGGTTGATTTCCCAATGTTTGATTACGATGAAGATGATGCCCGTTGGGTTGCCTGTCATCATCCTTTCACTAGCCCCAAAGATGAACACCTGAAGCTATTAGAAACTGATCCCGGTAAATGCCTGGCAAAAGCCTATGACATGGTATTGAATGGTAGCGAAATCGGTGGTGGATCGGTTCGTATTCATCAAGAGGTTGTCCAAAGTCAGGTATTTCGTGCACTGAAGATTGGGCCAGACGAAGCGAAAGCAAAATTCGGTTTCTTATTGGATGCCCTGCAATACGGCGCACCTCCCCACGGAGGAATTGCGTTTGGATTGGATCGCATTGTGACCATGATGACGGGTGCAGAGTCGATTCGCGATGTGATTGCCTTCCCCAAGACTCAGCGCGCACAATGTTTATTGACGCAAGCTCCAAGTCCTGTCGATGAGCGTCAATTGCGTGAACTACATATCCGGTTACGCAATACCAATCCGGTGGGTTGA
- a CDS encoding glycerate kinase type-2 family protein — protein sequence MQTSQPSSSRQLHLEGAFAAALAVADPKKIVPEYLAKIFPKGKAPQGRCLVVGAGKASAAMASALESYAKSHWPDTSIDGLVITRYGHASLTQQIKIVEAGHPVPDQAGMDGAAEVLRLVSTLQPGDTLIALVSGGGSSLLTLPQPGITIDDMRKTTEALLNSGAPIEEMNIVRKHLSAILGGNLARAALSRGAQVEALLISDVTGDHPADIASGPCAADYSSYADALQIFAKYHLDEGSIPGSVLAHLQKGLAGEIPETLKQADIDQHRYPLRNHVIATAHRSLEAAAQYCKGLGYTAIILGDTITGEAKDVGLVHAGIAREIACHSSWAKLPVALISGGECTVTLPPGTQGRGGRCSEFLLSLFAATADLKTLSAIAADTDGIDGSEKNAGAWFTPEVRLQAQEKDLRASRFQQLHDCYGFFAELNALVHTGPTLTNVNDFRMILID from the coding sequence ATGCAAACCTCACAGCCCTCCTCAAGTCGTCAGCTGCATTTAGAGGGCGCGTTTGCGGCGGCACTAGCCGTTGCCGATCCTAAAAAAATCGTTCCAGAGTATCTTGCCAAAATTTTTCCAAAGGGTAAGGCTCCGCAAGGTCGATGTCTCGTGGTTGGCGCAGGTAAAGCAAGCGCTGCGATGGCAAGTGCTCTAGAGAGCTATGCCAAAAGCCATTGGCCGGATACATCAATCGATGGTTTAGTAATTACTCGTTATGGTCATGCATCGCTAACGCAACAGATCAAGATCGTTGAAGCCGGCCATCCGGTACCCGATCAGGCTGGAATGGATGGTGCTGCGGAAGTATTGCGCTTGGTCAGTACCTTACAGCCTGGGGATACCCTTATTGCGCTTGTTTCTGGTGGTGGCTCGAGTTTATTAACCTTGCCGCAGCCAGGAATCACGATCGATGACATGCGTAAGACCACCGAAGCTTTACTCAATAGCGGTGCACCGATTGAAGAAATGAATATTGTCCGCAAACATTTGTCGGCCATCTTGGGCGGTAATTTGGCGCGCGCTGCTCTGTCGCGCGGTGCTCAAGTCGAGGCTTTACTCATTTCGGATGTGACTGGCGATCATCCGGCGGACATTGCAAGTGGGCCATGTGCAGCAGATTACTCAAGTTATGCTGATGCACTACAGATTTTCGCGAAATACCATTTGGATGAAGGAAGTATTCCAGGATCGGTATTGGCCCATTTGCAAAAAGGATTAGCGGGTGAGATCCCAGAAACATTAAAGCAAGCGGATATTGATCAACATCGCTATCCCCTACGTAATCATGTAATTGCAACTGCACATCGCAGTCTTGAGGCTGCAGCGCAATATTGCAAAGGTCTTGGATACACTGCCATTATTCTGGGGGATACGATTACCGGTGAAGCTAAAGACGTTGGTCTTGTACACGCAGGTATTGCTCGCGAGATAGCCTGTCATTCCAGTTGGGCGAAGCTCCCCGTGGCGCTGATTTCTGGTGGGGAGTGCACTGTTACTTTACCTCCTGGAACTCAAGGGCGCGGCGGTCGCTGCTCAGAGTTTCTGCTTTCCTTGTTTGCTGCAACCGCTGATTTAAAAACGCTATCCGCTATTGCTGCTGATACTGATGGCATTGATGGCAGTGAAAAAAATGCAGGTGCTTGGTTTACTCCTGAAGTACGGCTACAAGCACAAGAGAAAGACTTGCGCGCTAGTCGCTTTCAACAATTGCATGATTGTTACGGCTTCTTTGCTGAACTCAATGCCCTAGTTCATACAGGTCCAACCTTAACCAATGTGAATGATTTTCGGATGATTTTGATCGACTGA
- the pyrC gene encoding dihydroorotase, whose product MNRTLTITRPDDWHLHVRDGAVLNDVLVHTAAQFGRAIIMPNLKPPVTTVDLAKAYEARIQKALKQLGISHFSPLMTLYLTDNTSANEVKKASENGIIGFKLYPAGATTNSDGGVTDIKKAYPALEAMQRYSVPLLIHGEVTEQAIDIFDREAVFIDRILDPIRKQFPELRIVFEHITTKQAAHYVRDANTDGRNTLAATITAHHLLMNRNSLFTGGIRPHHYCLPVLKREEHRVALVEMATSGNPRFFLGTDSAPHPKGEKESSCGCAGCYTAHNALGLYAEAFDSVGKLDRLEGFASHFGADYYGLPRHTETITLVNQPRTVPFEYPMGESILVPLRAGETIGWSIAH is encoded by the coding sequence ATGAACAGAACGCTTACCATCACGCGCCCAGACGATTGGCATTTACATGTTCGAGATGGCGCTGTCCTAAATGATGTCTTGGTGCATACCGCAGCTCAATTTGGGCGCGCAATCATCATGCCCAATCTGAAACCACCGGTTACTACGGTTGATCTAGCCAAAGCCTATGAGGCTCGGATTCAGAAGGCATTAAAACAACTGGGAATTAGTCATTTCTCCCCGCTCATGACCTTATATCTCACAGACAATACCTCAGCGAACGAGGTCAAAAAAGCTAGCGAGAACGGTATTATTGGATTTAAGCTATACCCCGCGGGCGCGACAACGAATAGCGATGGCGGTGTCACAGATATTAAAAAAGCATACCCCGCTTTAGAGGCCATGCAGCGCTATTCGGTTCCCTTACTGATTCATGGTGAGGTTACCGAGCAAGCGATTGATATCTTTGACCGTGAAGCGGTCTTTATTGATCGTATCTTGGACCCCATTCGTAAGCAATTTCCAGAACTACGTATCGTGTTCGAGCATATTACGACGAAGCAAGCGGCCCACTATGTGCGTGATGCCAATACCGATGGCAGGAATACTCTAGCTGCAACGATTACGGCTCACCATCTACTAATGAACCGAAATAGTTTGTTTACTGGTGGTATTCGTCCTCACCATTATTGCTTACCTGTCCTCAAGCGCGAGGAGCACCGAGTTGCATTAGTAGAAATGGCAACCAGCGGTAACCCACGCTTCTTCTTGGGAACGGATAGCGCTCCTCATCCAAAAGGTGAAAAGGAGAGTAGTTGTGGGTGCGCGGGATGCTATACCGCGCACAATGCACTGGGTCTCTATGCAGAGGCTTTTGATAGTGTTGGGAAACTTGATCGACTCGAGGGATTTGCAAGTCATTTTGGTGCTGACTATTACGGCTTACCTCGACATACAGAAACAATAACTCTTGTGAATCAACCCCGGACCGTACCATTTGAGTACCCCATGGGGGAGTCAATTCTTGTTCCTTTGCGTGCGGGTGAAACCATCGGCTGGTCCATTGCCCATTAA
- a CDS encoding ABCB family ABC transporter ATP-binding protein/permease, with amino-acid sequence MRGAQNQPSGGMLPIKRAANRSDWQVIKDLLPYLFEHRFRVLFAMLCLVAAKFANLGVPIVLKDLIDAMNIKPGSLQSYLIVPAGLIVGYGALRLLASLFSELRELLFAKVTQSAVRKIALQVFEHLHALSLQFHLGRQTGGVSRDIERGTRGIQTLVSFSLYSILPTMIEFALVLAYFAYNYDIWFAIITFVALVIYIFYTIKVTEWRTHYRRTMNEMDSKANQRAIDSLINFETVKYFGNEHFEARRYDENLKHYQSAAILSQQSLAILNLGQQAIIAVGLVLILWRATQGVVDGSMTLGDLVLVNTLMIQLYIPLNFLGVIYREMKQSITDMDHMFTLLNEDQEIKDSKNAKPLLIRDFAKGPEVRFEHVYFSYNEKREILKDLSFTIPAGTITAVVGQSGAGKSTLARLLFRFYDVQSGAILLDGQNIQDVEQASLRKVIGIVPQDTVLFNDTIAYNIAYGSPQASREAIVEAARAAQMSQFIEHLPEGYDTPVGERGLKLSGGEKQRVAIARTLLKKPALLIFDEATSALDSKTERAFQEELFNLAKNRTTLIIAHRLSTVVHADQILVMEHGQIIERGTHYELLESNGRYASMWQLQENAPIDPDQAIDN; translated from the coding sequence ATGAGAGGCGCTCAGAACCAGCCATCGGGTGGCATGCTGCCCATCAAGCGAGCCGCTAATCGTTCGGATTGGCAAGTCATTAAAGATCTTTTGCCATATCTGTTTGAGCATCGCTTTCGGGTTCTCTTTGCTATGTTGTGCTTAGTGGCTGCCAAATTTGCTAACTTGGGTGTCCCGATTGTTTTAAAGGACCTGATTGATGCCATGAACATCAAGCCCGGTTCTTTGCAAAGTTATTTAATCGTTCCTGCGGGCCTGATTGTGGGTTACGGCGCATTGCGCTTACTTGCATCACTGTTTTCCGAGTTACGTGAATTACTTTTTGCAAAAGTGACCCAAAGTGCTGTGCGCAAGATTGCGTTACAAGTATTTGAGCATTTGCATGCCTTGAGCTTACAGTTTCATTTAGGTCGTCAGACCGGTGGAGTGAGTCGCGATATTGAACGAGGGACGCGTGGTATTCAAACTCTGGTCTCATTCTCGCTCTACAGTATTTTGCCAACCATGATTGAATTCGCTTTGGTGTTGGCATATTTCGCTTATAACTACGATATTTGGTTTGCAATTATTACCTTTGTTGCATTAGTCATCTATATTTTTTATACGATCAAAGTAACCGAATGGCGCACTCATTATCGGCGAACGATGAATGAAATGGATTCAAAAGCCAATCAACGCGCGATTGATTCCTTGATTAACTTTGAGACTGTTAAGTATTTTGGAAATGAGCATTTTGAAGCGCGTCGCTACGACGAAAATCTTAAGCATTATCAGTCTGCTGCAATCCTCTCACAACAATCTTTAGCGATTCTGAATCTAGGTCAGCAGGCAATTATTGCAGTCGGCTTGGTTTTAATTCTATGGCGAGCCACTCAGGGCGTGGTCGATGGATCGATGACCTTAGGTGATTTAGTGCTTGTGAATACGCTCATGATTCAGTTATACATCCCCTTAAATTTCTTGGGGGTGATTTATCGTGAAATGAAGCAGTCGATCACCGATATGGATCACATGTTCACGCTTTTGAATGAAGACCAAGAAATCAAAGATTCCAAAAATGCCAAGCCTTTGCTTATTCGGGATTTTGCTAAGGGCCCCGAGGTTCGGTTTGAGCATGTCTACTTTTCGTATAACGAGAAGCGTGAGATTTTGAAGGATTTGAGTTTTACGATTCCAGCCGGGACGATTACCGCGGTAGTTGGGCAAAGTGGGGCTGGCAAAAGTACCTTAGCGAGATTACTCTTTCGCTTTTACGATGTGCAATCTGGTGCGATCCTATTGGATGGCCAAAATATTCAAGATGTGGAGCAAGCTAGTCTACGCAAAGTGATTGGCATTGTTCCTCAAGACACCGTCTTGTTCAATGACACGATTGCCTACAACATTGCCTATGGAAGCCCGCAGGCAAGTCGTGAGGCGATTGTAGAGGCAGCGCGTGCCGCACAGATGAGCCAGTTTATTGAACATCTGCCAGAGGGGTACGACACCCCTGTGGGCGAACGCGGTCTCAAGCTTTCTGGTGGTGAGAAGCAACGGGTTGCGATTGCACGCACCCTCTTAAAGAAGCCTGCCCTATTAATTTTTGATGAAGCTACTTCGGCGCTTGATTCAAAGACCGAGCGCGCCTTTCAGGAAGAATTGTTCAATTTGGCAAAAAATCGGACCACCTTAATCATTGCCCATCGATTGTCAACGGTAGTACATGCCGACCAAATCTTAGTCATGGAGCACGGGCAAATCATCGAACGCGGTACGCATTATGAGCTTTTAGAGTCCAATGGCCGCTATGCTTCCATGTGGCAGTTACAAGAAAACGCACCGATTGACCCTGATCAAGCCATTGATAATTAG
- the rpsI gene encoding 30S ribosomal protein S9, whose translation MYGNWNYGTGRRKSSVARVFIKSGKGEITVNGKPIDAYFARETSRMIARQPLALTSNLTTFDIQVNVRGGGETGQAGAVRHGVTRALIDYDAALKPTLSKAGLVTRDAREVERKKVGLHGARRRKQFSKR comes from the coding sequence ATGTACGGAAATTGGAACTACGGAACAGGACGTCGCAAGAGCTCAGTGGCTCGCGTCTTCATTAAATCAGGTAAAGGTGAGATTACCGTGAATGGCAAGCCCATTGACGCTTATTTTGCACGCGAAACTTCACGTATGATCGCTCGTCAGCCTTTAGCGCTGACCAGCAATCTAACCACGTTTGATATTCAAGTGAACGTTCGCGGTGGCGGCGAGACTGGCCAAGCTGGTGCTGTGCGTCACGGTGTAACCCGTGCGCTGATTGATTATGACGCGGCTCTCAAGCCAACCCTGTCAAAAGCTGGATTGGTGACTCGTGATGCCCGTGAGGTTGAGCGTAAGAAAGTTGGTTTACACGGCGCTCGCCGTCGTAAGCAATTCAGTAAGCGTTAA
- the nudB gene encoding dihydroneopterin triphosphate diphosphatase codes for MKIPISVLVLIHNRNREVLLLERADRPGFWQSVTGSLDFIDEPLESAAIREVAEETGINIQALPLDALQNLHHAVQYEIYPGWRHRYPPGVERNTEHWFALEVPTNTTIRLAPREHLQYVWLPYQEAAQKCFSHTNRDAILQFYNDSSQLTR; via the coding sequence TTGAAAATCCCGATTTCGGTTTTAGTCCTTATTCACAACAGAAATCGGGAAGTCCTTCTGCTCGAGCGGGCAGATCGGCCAGGATTTTGGCAATCGGTCACTGGTAGTCTTGATTTTATTGATGAGCCACTCGAGAGCGCGGCGATTCGAGAGGTGGCCGAAGAGACCGGTATCAACATCCAAGCCCTGCCTTTGGATGCTCTTCAAAATCTTCATCATGCCGTGCAGTATGAGATTTATCCAGGTTGGCGTCATCGCTACCCCCCGGGGGTCGAGCGCAATACGGAGCACTGGTTTGCTCTGGAGGTTCCCACAAATACTACGATTCGGTTAGCGCCTCGGGAGCATTTGCAGTATGTTTGGCTGCCTTATCAAGAGGCTGCACAAAAGTGTTTTTCTCATACCAATCGAGATGCCATTTTGCAGTTTTACAACGATTCCTCTCAGTTGACACGATGA
- the argC gene encoding N-acetyl-gamma-glutamyl-phosphate reductase, with protein MIKVGIVGGTGYTGVELLRLLAQHPQVQLHSITSRSEAGMAVAEMFPSLRNRVDLKFTTPENAKLTECDAVFFATPHGVAMAQAKELLAANVKILDLAADFRLQDTKVFEQWYGMPHACPDILKEAVYGLPEINREKIKRARIVGLAGCYPTSVQLGLAPLLSPKNGFSKLLIDAQRIIADCKSGTSGAGRKAEIATLLSEASDNFKAYAVKGHRHLPEITQGLRAIAGHDQVALTFVPHLTPMIRGIHSTLYVQLTAEGRSVDFQALYESFYANEPFVDVMPAGSHPETRSVRGSNGMKIAVHRPDGGDTLVILVVEDNLVKGASGQGVQCLNIMFGFPESMGLEQIALMP; from the coding sequence ATGATTAAAGTTGGTATTGTGGGTGGCACGGGGTATACGGGCGTTGAATTACTTCGCCTTTTGGCCCAGCATCCTCAGGTTCAACTGCATTCGATCACTTCTCGATCTGAAGCCGGCATGGCTGTTGCTGAAATGTTTCCATCCTTACGCAATCGCGTGGATTTGAAATTTACTACTCCAGAGAATGCCAAGCTTACTGAATGTGATGCTGTATTTTTTGCGACTCCACACGGGGTGGCAATGGCGCAAGCTAAAGAATTACTCGCAGCCAATGTGAAGATATTAGATCTTGCCGCAGACTTTCGTCTTCAAGACACCAAGGTCTTTGAGCAATGGTATGGAATGCCGCACGCATGCCCAGACATCTTGAAGGAGGCTGTTTATGGTTTGCCAGAAATCAATCGGGAGAAAATAAAGCGGGCTCGGATCGTTGGTTTGGCAGGTTGCTATCCAACGTCGGTGCAGCTAGGGCTTGCTCCATTGTTATCGCCAAAGAACGGCTTCTCAAAGTTGCTCATTGATGCCCAGCGAATCATTGCCGACTGTAAATCTGGAACTTCCGGCGCAGGTCGTAAAGCCGAAATTGCTACCTTGCTATCTGAGGCAAGTGATAACTTCAAAGCATATGCCGTTAAGGGCCATCGTCATTTGCCTGAGATTACGCAAGGCTTGAGGGCTATTGCAGGGCATGATCAGGTGGCTTTGACCTTTGTGCCACATCTAACCCCGATGATTCGGGGGATCCATTCAACCCTATACGTTCAGTTAACCGCAGAGGGTAGATCGGTCGACTTTCAGGCCCTATATGAAAGTTTTTATGCCAATGAGCCCTTCGTGGATGTCATGCCAGCGGGGAGCCACCCAGAAACCCGCTCAGTGCGGGGCAGTAATGGCATGAAGATTGCGGTTCATCGGCCTGACGGTGGCGACACCCTCGTCATTTTGGTGGTTGAAGATAATTTGGTGAAAGGTGCCTCGGGCCAAGGTGTCCAGTGCCTAAACATCATGTTTGGCTTTCCTGAA
- a CDS encoding OsmC family protein yields MECKIDWLPSAGMAFMARTGTGHILNMDGAPEAGGNNLAPRPMELLLAGAGGCTAFDVVLILQRSRQAVSGCEVSVKAERAESDPKVFTKINLHFLVKGSNLDPGKVERAIALSHDKYCSATAMLGKTAEITYSFEVVQS; encoded by the coding sequence ATGGAATGCAAAATCGACTGGTTACCTAGCGCCGGGATGGCTTTTATGGCACGGACGGGCACAGGCCATATCCTCAATATGGACGGCGCCCCCGAAGCGGGTGGGAATAACTTAGCACCTCGCCCGATGGAGCTCTTGCTGGCAGGCGCAGGGGGTTGTACGGCGTTTGATGTGGTTTTAATCCTACAACGCTCTCGTCAAGCCGTGAGCGGCTGTGAGGTGTCTGTAAAAGCGGAGCGCGCAGAATCCGACCCGAAGGTATTCACTAAAATAAATCTACATTTTTTGGTGAAGGGCTCGAACTTAGACCCCGGTAAGGTTGAGCGGGCGATTGCACTGTCTCACGATAAGTATTGCTCAGCCACTGCAATGCTTGGCAAAACGGCTGAAATTACCTACAGCTTTGAAGTAGTGCAGAGTTAA
- the rplM gene encoding 50S ribosomal protein L13: MKTFSAKPHEVKREWFVIDATDKVLGRVASEVALRLRGKHKPEFTPHVDTGDFIVVINSSKLRVTGSKGLNKIYYRHSGYPGGISSTNFDKMQARFPARALEKAVKGMLPKGPLGYAMIKKLKVYGDSTHPHAAQQPKPLEI, from the coding sequence ATGAAAACCTTTTCCGCAAAACCGCATGAGGTAAAGCGCGAGTGGTTCGTGATTGACGCTACGGACAAAGTCCTCGGTCGTGTCGCCAGTGAAGTGGCACTCCGTTTACGCGGCAAGCACAAACCCGAATTTACCCCTCACGTCGATACTGGCGATTTTATTGTCGTTATCAACTCATCCAAACTTCGCGTCACTGGAAGTAAGGGACTCAATAAGATTTATTACCGTCATAGTGGCTATCCTGGTGGTATTAGCTCGACCAACTTTGACAAGATGCAAGCACGCTTTCCAGCGCGCGCTCTTGAGAAGGCTGTGAAAGGCATGTTGCCTAAAGGCCCCCTTGGCTACGCCATGATCAAGAAGCTCAAAGTCTATGGCGATTCTACGCATCCCCACGCGGCTCAACAGCCTAAACCTTTAGAGATTTAA